Proteins encoded together in one Candidatus Xianfuyuplasma coldseepsis window:
- a CDS encoding aldo/keto reductase: MNYRTPKKINRPISEIGFGAWQLGNKAFFGEMTDEHALSLVKEAVRQGINIFDTAPGYGSGNSERLLGIGLHDDRSNVFINTKFGHTADGRTDFSVDGLHEMVESSLQRLQTTYLDGVILHNPGRDLLHGDQPLYQALREYKKQGIIRHFGVSIDTVEELDIVLHQNDVDIIEIMFNIIHQSPKTLFDEVQNKGIMLLIKVPLDSGWLSGKYTKDTTFQGIRSRWTTEVKETRLDIVQRIKAICPSDDLAQDALRFILSFDAVTAVIPGVRSLAQLTSNVQSQDDTMDDVTKAQLEALYDQYITTKHTPW; encoded by the coding sequence ATGAATTATCGCACACCAAAAAAAATCAATCGCCCGATTTCAGAAATTGGGTTTGGAGCTTGGCAATTAGGAAACAAAGCATTCTTTGGCGAAATGACAGATGAACACGCATTATCCCTAGTGAAAGAAGCAGTGAGACAAGGGATTAATATCTTTGATACTGCTCCTGGATACGGTAGTGGAAACAGTGAACGACTACTCGGAATTGGACTTCATGATGACCGGAGCAATGTCTTCATCAACACCAAATTTGGACATACCGCAGATGGTCGTACTGACTTCAGTGTCGATGGACTTCATGAAATGGTAGAAAGTAGTTTACAACGACTCCAAACGACCTATTTAGATGGTGTAATTCTGCACAATCCCGGACGTGATTTACTTCACGGTGATCAACCCTTATATCAAGCGTTACGTGAATATAAAAAACAAGGAATCATACGCCATTTTGGCGTTAGTATCGACACTGTCGAAGAATTGGATATTGTACTCCATCAAAATGATGTCGACATCATTGAAATCATGTTCAATATCATTCATCAATCCCCAAAAACATTGTTTGATGAGGTGCAGAACAAAGGTATTATGCTGTTGATTAAAGTTCCCCTTGATTCCGGATGGCTCAGTGGTAAATATACAAAGGATACAACCTTTCAAGGCATCCGCTCGCGGTGGACAACCGAAGTTAAAGAGACACGACTCGATATTGTACAACGAATCAAAGCCATTTGTCCAAGCGATGATCTAGCGCAAGATGCATTGCGATTTATCTTATCCTTTGATGCAGTTACAGCTGTGATACCCGGTGTTCGCTCGTTGGCCCAATTAACATCCAACGTTCAGAGTCAAGACGATACCATGGATGACGTGACAAAGGCGCAACTTGAAGCGTTGTACGATCAGTATATTACAACCAAACACACCCCCTGGTAA
- the citX gene encoding citrate lyase holo-[acyl-carrier protein] synthase produces MNPILQAREARHEHVQQLMRQYPDCSVVILKTNVVGTNKNPVHMRFICSFFNDLVHRTFGAKIQLHGRQESADGNYCFYVINEVGTLVKERTIELEEYNSIGRLIDLDVYYKKPISRQDLQCATRTCLLCDNFAHICSRNKTHSDDEIHQKIQEITCDFLIDYLTNITIKAIYSELELYPKFGLVSHRDNGCHLDMNYETFIRSTFALKPFISRYIEEGCNDNINPKKLQQIGQQAEAKMFQVTAGINTQKGLIFALGVFLPVLTKNIIQHNNEAQFIQDIQELSRAIVGSYYEQLTEETATSHGDYIYLEHGLKGIRGEACRGFQCIFDIPTIVHHDDDVTHHGYLLRLMAVIDDTTIVHKTSIKTLRTVQQEVQQFLDNGGYLENKESFIHLSDTYKQQCISPGGSADLLVLKIIYEQIKHLLKHD; encoded by the coding sequence ATGAATCCCATTTTACAAGCGCGAGAAGCGCGCCACGAGCATGTACAACAATTGATGCGTCAATACCCCGATTGTTCGGTGGTGATTCTTAAAACAAATGTTGTTGGAACGAACAAGAATCCGGTTCATATGCGATTTATTTGTTCGTTTTTCAATGACTTGGTACACCGCACCTTTGGTGCAAAAATCCAATTGCATGGTCGGCAAGAAAGCGCTGATGGAAATTACTGTTTCTACGTAATTAATGAAGTCGGTACTTTAGTCAAAGAACGAACAATTGAGTTGGAAGAATACAACTCGATAGGACGATTAATTGATCTTGACGTATATTATAAAAAACCGATATCTCGACAAGATTTACAATGTGCAACAAGAACTTGTCTACTGTGTGACAATTTCGCCCATATCTGTAGTCGAAATAAAACCCACAGCGACGATGAAATCCATCAGAAAATTCAAGAGATTACCTGTGATTTCTTAATTGATTATCTCACCAATATTACCATCAAGGCAATCTACAGTGAACTAGAATTATACCCCAAATTTGGCCTCGTTTCTCATCGGGATAATGGCTGTCATCTAGACATGAACTATGAGACGTTCATCCGTAGTACGTTTGCCTTAAAACCATTCATCAGTCGCTATATTGAAGAAGGGTGTAACGACAATATCAACCCCAAAAAATTACAACAAATTGGCCAACAAGCAGAAGCGAAGATGTTTCAGGTGACCGCTGGAATAAATACCCAAAAAGGATTGATATTTGCGCTGGGGGTATTTCTTCCAGTCTTGACGAAGAACATTATCCAACACAACAACGAAGCGCAATTCATTCAAGATATACAAGAATTATCTCGAGCAATCGTTGGTTCTTATTACGAACAGTTGACAGAAGAGACCGCAACGTCTCACGGAGATTACATCTATCTCGAGCATGGATTAAAAGGAATACGGGGTGAAGCCTGCCGCGGCTTCCAATGCATCTTTGATATCCCAACGATTGTGCATCATGATGACGATGTGACCCATCATGGATATTTACTGCGTTTGATGGCTGTTATCGACGATACAACCATTGTCCATAAAACCTCAATAAAGACATTACGAACAGTCCAACAAGAGGTGCAGCAATTTCTCGATAATGGCGGTTATTTGGAGAACAAAGAATCATTCATTCATTTGAGTGATACCTATAAACAACAATGTATTTCTCCTGGAGGAAGTGCCGACTTGCTCGTCCTAAAAATCATCTACGAACAAATCAAACATTTATTAAAACACGATTAG
- a CDS encoding citrate lyase subunit alpha: MAPTIYASLDHFFQEFDIHTHKNISFHHHLRNGDFVINDVLAYYIDHNVQHLHLFPSSIFPSYTSIMTLLEHNQIDHITTNYINGPVGDYLSTHGLPGQLTMQTHGGRARSIIEGKQVIDVAYIACPTVDSSGNGVGYLGPSKCGSLGYAIADSIHAKKTILITDHLIEDKLEQPEIIGTDVDGVIVVDHIGNPAGIVSGTTNITTNPIGVKIARLATQTLIELGAITNGFSYQSGAGGISLRVTKHIGDYMKEHQITASFFSGGITTHHVRMLEEGLVERLYDVQCFDLDAVDSIATNPNHIAISASRYANPQDPMHITKDLDIVILGATEIDCDFNVNVTTDSHQTIIGGSGGHSDTASDSSITVIVSPLLRGRLPLIKDRVTTITTLGQHVDILVTERGIAIHPQRTDLRQQLAHSSLPIFEIQELQQRAYRLTGTPRDIKRTTTPIGVIEDRTYDIIDTLYQKK; the protein is encoded by the coding sequence ATGGCACCAACAATCTATGCATCATTGGATCATTTTTTTCAAGAGTTCGACATTCACACCCACAAAAACATATCGTTTCATCATCACCTTCGAAACGGTGATTTTGTGATCAATGATGTTTTAGCCTACTATATCGATCACAACGTCCAACATCTCCATTTATTTCCGAGCTCAATCTTTCCTTCGTATACATCGATTATGACGTTGTTGGAACACAACCAAATCGACCATATTACCACCAATTACATCAATGGTCCCGTCGGTGACTATCTTAGCACCCATGGACTACCGGGGCAATTAACAATGCAGACCCATGGGGGTCGAGCGCGGAGTATTATCGAAGGAAAACAAGTAATTGATGTTGCCTATATTGCCTGTCCAACAGTCGATTCATCCGGTAATGGTGTCGGCTACTTAGGACCCAGTAAATGCGGTTCATTAGGCTATGCGATTGCGGACAGTATTCACGCGAAAAAAACCATATTGATTACCGATCATCTCATTGAAGACAAACTGGAACAACCCGAAATAATAGGAACCGACGTAGACGGTGTGATTGTTGTCGATCACATCGGTAATCCCGCTGGAATTGTCAGTGGCACAACAAATATAACTACCAACCCCATTGGTGTAAAAATAGCGCGTTTAGCAACGCAAACACTGATTGAACTGGGAGCGATAACCAATGGATTTTCATATCAAAGTGGTGCGGGAGGAATCAGTCTTCGTGTCACCAAACACATTGGGGATTACATGAAAGAACATCAGATCACAGCATCTTTCTTTAGTGGTGGAATCACAACGCACCATGTGAGGATGTTAGAAGAAGGTCTCGTTGAACGCCTATACGATGTCCAATGTTTTGATTTGGACGCGGTCGATTCAATTGCAACCAATCCCAATCACATCGCCATCAGCGCTTCACGCTATGCCAATCCCCAAGATCCAATGCATATTACAAAGGATCTCGATATTGTCATTCTAGGAGCCACCGAAATAGATTGTGACTTCAATGTGAACGTAACAACTGACTCCCATCAGACCATTATTGGAGGAAGTGGTGGTCATAGTGATACCGCAAGTGATAGTTCCATCACTGTGATTGTATCACCATTACTTCGGGGACGGTTACCCTTGATCAAAGATCGCGTTACAACGATTACAACCCTAGGACAACATGTGGATATACTGGTTACTGAACGAGGGATTGCCATACATCCTCAGCGAACCGATTTACGGCAACAACTGGCGCATTCCTCATTACCGATTTTCGAGATCCAGGAACTGCAACAACGGGCATACCGATTAACCGGTACACCCCGGGATATCAAACGGACAACAACCCCAATTGGTGTCATTGAAGATCGAACGTATGACATTATTGATACCTTATATCAAAAGAAATAG
- a CDS encoding HpcH/HpaI aldolase/citrate lyase family protein, which produces MNRSYLFIPGNTPSMIQNVDVFDSDAVILDLEDSVVEYEKDAARILVDEFLRHVQPQNVDVFVRINDPSSPHFIDDVTQLSATKICGFVLPKASLSTIKQLMQYTDKPLIPIIESPRGVLESKEMAQHPQVQGLLLGAEDFSKEMNIQRTPDGLEIEYVRQYLAIVCRAYDIEAIDTPWIDKEDVIGLEADTETAKQFGCTGKAAIHPNHIDCINTIFTPSQAAINEAMRIVKKAEETKKGAFSLDGKMVDRPIIEKAKKLLQLAHEYKII; this is translated from the coding sequence TTGAATAGAAGCTACTTATTTATTCCTGGAAATACCCCGTCGATGATTCAAAATGTCGATGTGTTCGACAGCGATGCGGTAATTCTTGATTTAGAAGACAGTGTTGTCGAATATGAAAAAGATGCCGCTCGAATATTGGTCGATGAGTTCTTGCGTCACGTACAACCACAAAATGTCGATGTCTTTGTTCGGATAAACGATCCATCTTCACCGCATTTTATCGATGATGTGACACAGCTTTCCGCAACAAAAATCTGTGGGTTTGTCTTGCCCAAAGCATCGCTCTCAACCATCAAGCAACTCATGCAATATACTGATAAACCACTGATCCCCATAATCGAATCACCACGGGGCGTTCTCGAATCAAAAGAAATGGCACAACATCCTCAGGTACAAGGGTTGTTGCTCGGAGCAGAGGATTTTAGCAAAGAGATGAATATTCAGCGTACACCTGATGGATTGGAAATTGAATACGTTCGCCAATACCTTGCGATTGTATGTCGTGCTTATGATATTGAAGCAATCGATACACCATGGATTGATAAAGAGGATGTCATTGGTTTAGAAGCGGATACAGAGACGGCAAAGCAATTTGGATGTACAGGTAAAGCCGCGATTCATCCGAATCATATTGATTGCATTAATACCATATTTACACCATCCCAAGCGGCGATTAATGAAGCCATGAGAATTGTGAAAAAAGCGGAAGAGACCAAAAAAGGGGCATTTAGTCTAGATGGTAAAATGGTGGATCGCCCCATTATTGAAAAAGCAAAAAAACTACTACAGCTTGCACACGAATACAAGATAATCTAG
- the citD gene encoding citrate lyase acyl carrier protein gives MIHTAGTTESSDCRIHVSPSEGIQIQIESIVFDQFGDQIYAVISTVLQEHNITDMKVECFDKGALDYTIRSRVITALKRGGYIE, from the coding sequence ATGATTCATACTGCCGGAACAACCGAGTCCAGTGATTGCCGTATACACGTATCTCCTAGTGAAGGAATACAAATCCAAATCGAAAGCATTGTTTTCGATCAGTTTGGTGATCAGATATACGCGGTGATTTCAACGGTTTTACAGGAACATAACATCACGGATATGAAAGTAGAATGCTTTGATAAGGGAGCCCTGGACTATACGATTCGCAGTCGCGTCATCACAGCCTTAAAACGAGGTGGTTATATTGAATAG
- a CDS encoding methylaspartate ammonia-lyase — MKIIDIICSESLTGFYFDDQQAIKHGAIQDGFTYLGDPETDKFEHIRQKGEALSIMLVLDDGQIAYGDAAAVQYSGAGGRDPLFIASEAKEIITTHIAPLLIGLQVESFRPIAEQIDRLIIDGRQLHTALRYGITQALLDATAKAQHCTMSEVVRNEYNIQDTIYRRIPLFAQTGDDRYTNVDKMIIKEVDVMPHALINNIDTKLGHHGEILQEYVSWLRGRVLQLRTRDDYHPIFHIDVYGTIGIIFDNDIDQMYQYLCELEAIASPFTLRIEGPVDAGNRHETMMHLQALTKRINADHRSIEIVADEWCNTLDDVKYFADHQAGHMLQVKTPDLGGVNNIIEALLYCKDKGIGAYSGGTCNETNISAEVTTAIAIACDATQCLAKPGMGTDEGIMIVNNFMNRTLARIQHKG, encoded by the coding sequence GTGAAAATCATCGACATCATTTGCAGTGAAAGTTTAACCGGATTTTATTTCGACGATCAACAAGCAATCAAACACGGTGCCATCCAAGATGGATTCACCTATTTGGGAGATCCTGAAACCGATAAGTTTGAACACATTCGTCAAAAAGGGGAAGCCCTTAGTATCATGTTGGTGTTGGATGATGGCCAGATAGCATACGGTGATGCTGCTGCCGTACAATACAGTGGAGCTGGAGGACGCGATCCCTTATTTATTGCGTCTGAGGCAAAAGAGATTATTACAACACATATTGCGCCATTACTGATTGGATTACAAGTTGAATCTTTTCGTCCCATCGCGGAGCAAATCGATCGTCTCATCATCGATGGACGGCAACTTCATACGGCATTACGCTATGGTATTACTCAAGCACTACTCGATGCAACAGCGAAAGCACAACACTGCACCATGAGTGAAGTTGTCCGTAACGAGTACAATATACAAGATACAATCTATCGTCGCATCCCGTTATTTGCGCAAACCGGAGATGACCGTTACACCAATGTGGATAAGATGATTATCAAAGAAGTCGATGTAATGCCACATGCATTAATCAACAATATTGATACTAAGTTAGGTCATCACGGTGAAATTTTGCAAGAGTATGTGTCTTGGTTACGCGGACGCGTCCTACAACTACGGACGCGGGATGATTACCACCCCATCTTTCACATTGATGTATATGGAACAATTGGGATTATTTTTGATAATGACATCGATCAAATGTATCAGTACTTATGTGAGTTAGAAGCAATTGCATCCCCGTTTACGTTGCGGATTGAAGGACCTGTAGATGCAGGAAACCGGCACGAGACAATGATGCATCTTCAGGCACTCACAAAACGGATCAATGCCGATCATCGCTCGATAGAAATCGTCGCGGATGAATGGTGTAATACCCTGGATGATGTCAAGTATTTTGCCGATCATCAAGCGGGTCATATGTTGCAAGTAAAAACACCGGATTTAGGCGGTGTCAACAATATTATTGAAGCGTTACTCTACTGCAAGGACAAAGGCATTGGTGCGTATAGTGGTGGGACCTGCAATGAAACCAATATTAGTGCTGAAGTGACGACTGCTATTGCCATTGCCTGTGACGCAACACAGTGCTTAGCCAAACCAGGTATGGGAACCGATGAGGGAATTATGATTGTGAATAACTTCATGAATCGTACTCTAGCACGAATTCAACACAAAGGGTGA
- a CDS encoding methylaspartate mutase subunit E → MITNKRLTEAEFLSIRQDVLRAWPTGNHPDLDLKKAVEKLKQVPQEKQFSHVLRQAKKRGITLVQPRAGMAPIDKHIELLQYLQNEGKADVLPSTIDSYTRHNRYNNAEDGIKESEKQGRSLLNGFPAVNYGVDGCTKVLDSINVPLQARHGTPDARLLSEIIHASGWTSNEGGGISYNIPYAKNISLEDTLRYWQYCDRLVGYYQEHGVELNREPFGPLTGTLVPPSIGNTVAIIEALLAAEQGVKNITVGYGQGGNMIQDIAALRSLEEQTNHYLKLFGYNDVFVTTVFHQWMGGFPANESEAMALIGYASTVAALGKATKMITKTTHESYGVPTKEANANALRTSRYLTHLLKDQQVPNSAELDMEINQIKREVDALLHAVVEAGKGDVAQGVVNAFKRGILDIPFAPSELNHGKVLPARDIEGKIRILEFGNLAFNDDIKTFHHQKLQERANKQHREFSIQMVIDDIYAVSDGHLVGFQGEEQ, encoded by the coding sequence ATGATTACAAACAAACGATTAACCGAAGCAGAATTCCTGTCGATTCGACAGGACGTTTTACGTGCTTGGCCAACTGGGAATCATCCGGATTTGGATTTGAAAAAGGCTGTTGAAAAACTAAAACAAGTACCACAGGAAAAACAGTTTTCGCATGTCTTACGACAAGCAAAAAAACGTGGTATTACCTTGGTTCAACCACGTGCTGGTATGGCCCCGATTGATAAACATATAGAACTATTACAATACTTACAAAATGAAGGAAAAGCGGACGTGTTACCCTCGACAATTGATTCGTATACACGTCACAATCGATATAATAATGCTGAGGACGGTATCAAAGAATCCGAAAAACAAGGTCGTAGTTTATTAAATGGTTTTCCCGCCGTAAACTATGGCGTTGATGGATGTACAAAGGTACTTGATAGTATCAATGTACCTCTTCAAGCTCGCCATGGAACACCCGATGCCCGGCTACTAAGTGAAATTATTCACGCCTCTGGCTGGACATCCAATGAAGGTGGCGGCATCAGTTACAACATTCCCTATGCGAAAAACATCAGTTTAGAAGATACCCTGCGTTACTGGCAATATTGTGACCGCTTGGTTGGCTATTACCAAGAACATGGTGTTGAGTTGAACCGTGAACCGTTTGGTCCCTTAACCGGAACCCTCGTACCCCCATCAATTGGGAATACAGTTGCGATTATCGAAGCACTATTAGCAGCCGAACAAGGTGTAAAAAATATTACCGTCGGCTATGGCCAAGGAGGGAATATGATCCAAGATATTGCCGCCTTACGTAGCTTAGAAGAACAAACCAACCATTATTTAAAGCTCTTTGGCTATAACGATGTCTTTGTGACCACGGTCTTCCATCAATGGATGGGTGGTTTCCCAGCAAATGAGAGTGAAGCCATGGCGTTGATTGGGTATGCCAGTACCGTTGCTGCGTTAGGGAAAGCAACGAAAATGATTACCAAAACAACACATGAATCGTATGGGGTTCCGACAAAAGAAGCCAATGCCAATGCGCTTCGTACGTCGCGCTATTTGACACATTTGTTAAAAGATCAACAAGTTCCAAATAGTGCCGAATTAGACATGGAAATCAATCAAATAAAACGCGAAGTCGATGCCTTACTTCATGCTGTGGTCGAAGCGGGAAAAGGCGATGTGGCTCAAGGCGTTGTCAATGCTTTTAAACGAGGAATCCTTGATATACCGTTTGCTCCTAGCGAACTCAATCATGGAAAAGTATTACCGGCTCGTGATATTGAGGGAAAAATTCGAATTTTGGAGTTTGGTAATCTCGCATTCAACGATGACATCAAAACATTTCATCATCAGAAACTACAAGAACGTGCCAACAAACAACATCGTGAATTTAGTATCCAAATGGTCATCGACGACATTTATGCTGTCAGCGATGGACATTTGGTTGGATTTCAAGGAGAAGAACAGTGA
- the glmL gene encoding methylaspartate mutase accessory protein GlmL, whose product MNPYLLVDFGSTYTKLTCVDLENEYIIGTAKAPTTVETDVLDGYDKAFKYLISDHPEIKHISGISACSSAAGGLKMAAIGLVEELTVEAAKRACLGAGAIVTKVYSHHMTNKEAQELKDADIDIVLLAGGTNGGNKECILHNARKIKQFGIRVPVIVAGNKDAYDEIEEQFQESNIEYYFVNNVMPQLKKLDVSEAKHAIRKIFIDKIIEAKGIKKAEERIGEIIMPTPEAVLLAAELLSKGYEDEAGYGELIVIDIGGATTDVHTIGEGFPKRTEVILKGLEEPFAKRTVEGDLGMRYSANALLSLVSDYEFKRYFEEDDTCNHNIEKSLNRRSSHVDFIPKTKDEEEFDKAIAKICCDVSMSRHVGHVEVVHTPLGDMYYQTGKDLTGIQYVIGTGGVLINNKEAKKILKQVNKKSNKALELRPTNPSILIDKSYIMSAMGLLSQKYPKVALKLLKQYLM is encoded by the coding sequence ATGAATCCTTATCTCCTAGTAGATTTCGGATCAACCTACACCAAACTCACCTGCGTCGATTTAGAGAACGAATACATCATCGGGACAGCGAAAGCACCAACAACCGTGGAAACCGATGTTTTAGATGGCTATGACAAAGCCTTTAAATACCTCATCAGTGATCACCCAGAGATTAAACACATCTCTGGTATTTCTGCATGTAGTAGTGCCGCAGGTGGATTGAAAATGGCCGCAATTGGTCTCGTCGAAGAGTTAACCGTGGAAGCCGCCAAACGCGCTTGTCTGGGTGCGGGAGCCATTGTTACCAAAGTCTATTCACACCATATGACCAACAAAGAAGCACAAGAACTGAAAGATGCGGACATTGATATTGTTTTACTCGCCGGTGGAACCAATGGTGGGAACAAGGAATGCATCCTTCATAACGCTAGGAAAATCAAACAATTCGGCATTCGCGTTCCGGTGATTGTTGCTGGGAATAAGGATGCCTATGATGAAATCGAGGAACAATTCCAAGAATCCAATATCGAATACTACTTCGTCAACAACGTTATGCCACAACTAAAAAAACTCGATGTTAGTGAAGCTAAACACGCAATCCGTAAAATCTTCATCGATAAAATCATTGAAGCCAAAGGTATTAAAAAAGCCGAAGAACGGATCGGGGAGATTATCATGCCTACCCCTGAAGCCGTATTACTTGCTGCAGAACTCTTAAGTAAAGGCTATGAAGACGAAGCAGGATATGGAGAACTAATCGTGATTGACATTGGTGGTGCAACCACCGATGTCCATACCATTGGGGAAGGATTCCCCAAACGAACTGAAGTCATTTTAAAAGGACTAGAAGAACCCTTCGCAAAACGTACCGTTGAAGGTGATCTCGGGATGCGCTACAGTGCAAACGCCTTACTGAGTTTGGTCTCTGATTATGAATTTAAGCGCTACTTTGAAGAGGATGACACCTGTAATCACAATATTGAAAAATCACTCAATCGTCGCAGTAGTCACGTCGACTTTATCCCCAAAACCAAAGATGAAGAAGAATTTGACAAAGCGATTGCAAAAATCTGTTGTGATGTGTCGATGAGTCGTCACGTTGGTCACGTTGAAGTCGTACACACTCCCTTAGGTGACATGTATTACCAAACCGGGAAAGACCTGACTGGAATTCAATATGTCATTGGTACAGGTGGTGTATTAATCAACAATAAAGAAGCGAAAAAAATCTTAAAGCAAGTGAACAAAAAATCGAACAAAGCCTTAGAATTACGACCGACAAATCCATCGATTTTAATCGACAAGAGCTACATCATGTCAGCAATGGGATTATTAAGTCAGAAATACCCTAAGGTAGCACTGAAGCTGCTTAAACAATACTTAATGTAG